TCGAGATGGTCTTGACTCCCTGCCAGCTCAAATAGGTAGCAAGCTCATGAGTTGCAACGATTGTCGCATCGTTTTTCTTGGCCAACTCTACCGCATCCAAAATATGATCCAGGTGTCCATGTGTCAGAAGGATGTATTGAACAGAGATGTCTTCCAGCTTGGTTGCTGCCACTGGGCTTCCTGAAATAAATGGATCAATCATGATCGAGTGCCCTTCACTTGTTACCTGCACGGAGGAATGTCCGTGAAACCGAATATCCAACATAGTGGTACCCCCTCTATTCGCAGCGTTTTTTCAGTCCCTTTTATGTTACCATGCCGCAGGGTGTAAAGAATAGGAAAGGCCGTCGATCACTCGACAGCCTGAGAAACAAATCCTACTTTTCTACAATCACAACTTAGCAATCGTCGCCGTCATGCTCTGTAACGGCAATAATTTTCGAGTCACGAATAATGGTGCGGCGATTACCATTGCGCTCTTCCAAAATAATGGTGGTCGATTTTACTTGTACCAGACGACCGAAAAAAGTACCGTCTACAGTGGCAACCCTAACATTTCTGCCTTCGAATTTTTTTACTTGGTCTTTGAATGCCATGGTTAATCCCTCCTTCTCATGCATCCTATGAACATTTGGCATAGCCCTACTGAGCAAAAGCGGAGTCAAAGAGAAAATGTACTTGTACCCTTCCGTCATTTGTCCTCATTTTGCCAAACAACTTTGTCGTCTGGTGACAAATTGACGCTAAACCAGTACGCGGCTTACGAACACTGTGAGATTTTGTCGCACGATTCCACAAGGAAAACCATTTTCACGTACAGAAACGGTATAGCAAGAGATGAGCGGACTTACGCCAGAGGAGGGATTTCCATGGGAGAGGTTATCGAGTTATTGGCACGGGAAATAACATACAGTGGCAAACATGTTGCGAGTCTGTTAGGTATTGGGGCCAGCACCTTGCGCAAGTGGAGCATGCTCTTAGAACAGCACGGCTACTGGTTTTTGCGGGATAGTCAGAATCGTCGGGAGTACAGACAGGCAGATATTACGTGTCTTCAGCGGTTTTATAGCTTAACAAAGGATCAACTCATTCCGCAAGATGAAGCTGCCCGAATGGTGGCTACGCAAAGCTCACCTGAACCTGCCCGAAAGGAAACGGCCGTTGCGGTTGCATTCCCCCCTGCCCCTGTTTCCTCACATCCGGCTTTGCATAATATTGCCGCTCTTGAAGAGCTGGATGAAAAGCTACATGCCTTGGCTTCCCATGTCCAGCAACAAGACGCCGCGTACTTAGCGCTGTTAACGCGTGTAGAAAAGCAGGAAACCTATATTACCAACAACCTGAAGGAACGTGATCGCCGCTTGACCAAGGCAATGAATGACATTATGGATGCCAAAATCGAGTTGGCAAAGATCAAGGACGCGAGTAGAAAAACCTCCTTTTGGCAAAAGCTGATTCGTCTGTACTAGTTGCATTTTCACTAGCTGAAAGAAAAAAGTTATTCCCTATTACACCATGGTGGAATAAGGAATAACTGGTCTTTTTACTCGTTGTCTTGAAACAACCCTTCTGGTATTTTAGCATCCCAATTTGCTGGCAATTCCAACCGAAGCGCATGGGCTACTACGGCGGCGGTGTCCATGTTTACTACCTCTGACAACTCTGTACCAGGCGTAATGGAGCCACCTTTTGCCGCCCAGAAAATCGTCTGTTCTCCCGGTGAAGAACCCCCATGGTCTGTTCCGTTCCCACCGTGGTCAGTCGTAACGATAATCAGGCTATCCTCCATCAGTCCTTCCTCTTCCAGTGCCTCGAGGATATTACCTACATACTCATCTGCTTTTTGGAGCTTTTTATAAAATGCTGGTGTGAAATAGCCTTGATTGTGGCCAGCCCCGTCCACTTCATCTAAATGAACGAAAATGTTACGAGTATTTTCACCCTCTTTTTTGATATAATCGACTACTTTTTTCGCAGTCTCTTCATCCGACTTGCTATTTTGCTTGTATGAACCTGCTGAATCTTCAATAATACCGATATTGATCGGGCCCCATGTAGCGAAGGAAGCTTGCTGAAGTTTAGGACGCTCTTGTTTCAACAGCTTCAAATAGGAAGGATACTCGTTTTTCTCCGGATAAGGAGTAGCCGCTACGATATCGTTTGTCAATTGATGCTTGTCTGGAGTGACGCCGTGCAGGATAGATCCCCAGTTTTGCGCACTGATCGTGGGCAGCTCTGCTTTGGCTTCAAATGTTCCAGCACCTTCTTCGATCAGTTTCAAGATATGCGTCGCTTTTGCTTCCGGATCTTTGACTGCATTCCCTGCACCATCGATGCCGATAACTACGACACGTTTGTAAAGGAAATCGTTCTCATAAGGAGCCAGCTTTTCTTTCATCATCTCCACATCGGCTTTATCCACTTTATTGTCATTGTTTATATCCGCGTGTTGCGCTTTTTCCCAACGCCGGTCACCGGTGCGGCTTTTCTGATTGTTCAAGATGACGTTCAGATCTTCCTCGGTTAGGAGGCCGTCTCCCGATACGTCAATCGAATTCGTAACGGTTACTTCCGCTTTCGCTGTTTTGCCTCCATCGACAGTTTTCACTGTGATTTTTGCTTTGCCTGGCTTGCCTGCTACAACAGTTGGGCGTCCATTGATCATTTCGACCTTCGCGACCTCTTTGTTGTTGGAACTCCATTTGACATCCTGAACGGACGCTTCTTTCGGAGAGATCACAACTGTAACAGGCATCGTTGCTCCAGCCTTCAATTTGAGCTCCTTCTGATCCAATGAAAGGCTCTTCACTGGAATCTTCGGAGCACTTGCGTAACTATCAGCTACTTCTTTATCTGTAACGGTGCGACTCAGAATCTGCAACTGGTCCAACTGCACGTCATAGCGACTTCCAAAATGGTTTCCAGCACCATCTACTCCAATCTTCGTAGTGAAGCTGGTGTCGATTGTTCCCTTGGATTGGCTGATATCGATTGTTTTTGCTACTTTACCGTCGACGTAGATCGTTGCCAGTTCATCCCGATCATGTGAAACGACGACATAGTGCCATGCATTATCCGCAATGTTTGGAATCGTTGCATCGAGACGGGGGCTGTCGGATGTGCGCCAATTCCACTTTAACGTAGAACCTTGCAGTCCGATGAACCAACCCACGTTACCACCGCTTGACCAGTTTTTATTGGAGATAATGCCAGGATCAGCATCAACGCCAGGAGATTTTACCCAGAAGGAAATGGTGAAATCTTGAGTTTCCCCAAACTTCAACTCGTCATTTTCACCTAAATCTATCCAGGTTGCATTGTCTTTTGAGGTCGACTGGAAATGAATGGATTTCCCCAATCCTGCACGTCCTTCCACGAACGTTGGTGTTCCGGACACTTGTACAGGATGGTGAGATTCTGAGCTATCCTCTATGCTATTTTCAAACAGGAAACGATAGAGTTGCTTTTCAGATGAGAGTTCTTTCGCCTCCTTTGCCGCGGCATAAACTGACGAATTCAGAAATGGAGCTTGTACGATGACTCCACCGGTAACGAGAGTTGTAGCTGTTAAAAGCGCAGCAAGTCCTTTTTGGTTCAGGATCTTTTTCACGGTGTCTCTCCTCCTCAGATCTCAATTCATTTTCTTTTCATCGTCTTGATCACTTGTTTCCTTGATCATCAAGCCTCCCTTTTCTCCCCCGAACCCTATCATTTAGAGAGCAGTCTGTTTGAATTCATTTTATAGCTGCAATGTTGAGGTTTTATTAAAAGAAAAAGGAAAAACAATTAATTCCAAATTGAACACACAATTTCACGTTCCCAAACACAACCAAACACACATTACGTACCACAACCAGAGTCCCAGATAAGTGGGCTCTTTTGGGATAAAAACGCGAAAAAAGCAGCTTGCCGCATTGACAAGCTGCCTTACTTTTGGATTATTAATGGAGAATGTTAGCTACCATTTTGGCGGGATTTTACATTCCCTTAATAAACCTTCGTATTTACACCATTTTTCATTCTGCCTATTCCATCACGATTTTTCTTGCTGCGTTGACGAACATTTTTACGCCAACTTCGAGCGCATCCTCGTCGATCGTAAAACGTGGATGGTGGTGCGGATAGGTGATGCCTTTTTCTTTGTTTCCGGCAGCGACGTAGAAGAAGCAGCCTGGCGCTTTTTGCTGGAAGGCGGAGAAATCCTCGCCACCCATGGTTGGACGCATATGCTCTACCCATTCTCTTCCCAGTGATTCTTCGACGACCTCTTCCATCCATTTCGTCACTTCGGCATCGTTGATAACCGGGCGATAGCCAAATTCGTATTTGAACTTGTACCCCGCGCCGTGTGCTTCTGTAATGCCTTTGATCACGCGTTCCATGAGTCCCGGAATAGACTCGCGCAGATTTTTGTCAAAGCTGCGGACTGTCCCGCAAATCTCTACAGCACCCGGAATGACGTTATGTGTCGTTCCCCCCACAAATTGTGTAACAGAGAGAACGAGATTATCGAGCGGATCTGCATTGCGGGATACGATGTGCTGGAGATTGGTCACCACTTGTGCCGCAATCGCGATGCTGTCGATCGTTTCATGCGGGAGCGCCGCATGTCCGCCTTTTCCAAGAACAGTGATCCAGAACGTATCAGGGGCGGCCATCATTGGACCTGGGCAGATACCCACTGTCCCAAACTCCATCGTCGACCACAGATGCGTACCAATCACTATGTCTACGCCGTCCATGACGCCTGCCTGTACCATTTCCTCCGCTCCTCCTGGGTATACTTCCTCCGCGTGCTGAAAGAAGAAACGAACCTCTCCCTTGATCTGATCCTTCATCCCGGACAATAGCTTTGCCGTTCCGAGCAGCATGGAAGTATGTCCGTCGTGTCCGCACGCATGCATGACGCCAGGATTTTTCGATACGAATTCAAACGTATTCTCTTCCGTAATCGGCAATGCGTCCATGTCAGCGCGCATGGCGAGCACTTTTCCGGGCTGGGAACCGATCAATCTAGCCATCACACTGTTTTTCGTCGGTCTGGACACTTCCAGATTGCCAAAAGTAAGCAGTGTCTCGTATACAAACTGTGCTGTTTTTTCTTCATGGAAGGATAATTCCGGGTTCTCGTGCAAATACCGTCTCCACGCGATTACCTGATCCTTGATTTCTTCGACCGCCTTATTAAGCGTTACCACTGCCGTTGCTGTCATGCCGCTCTCCTCCTGATTTACGTGGCTCCCCCACTTACTATCTCTTATGCCTATTTTGCTAAGGATAAAACGGTGCGGTACAGTACTTGCGCTCCGTTCGCACAATCCTCTTTTGTCGTGAACTCTGCCGGGTTGTGGCTAATCCCATCCTTGGAACGAGCGAAAATCATGCCAACTGGGCACAGCTCAACTAGCTGCATGCAATCATGCCCTGCGCCACTCGGCAGTCTAAATGCTTCCAAGCCTTCTGCCTCACACGCTTCAGCTACAGCATTCTGGATATCGTCCGAGCATACAGCAGGAGTGATGCGTTGTAGCAGTTCTACTTTCAACGTCACATTACGCTCGGTACAGATCGCTTTTGCCCGTTCGTAAATGCGCTGTTCCACTTCATCGCGGATCGCTTCGTCCACGTCGCGCAAATCAAGCGAAAACTCGACTCGTCCAGGAATGACATTCACTCCACCTGGGAATGCTTGCAGCCGTCCAACCGTCCCTACACTGGTTCCTGTCCGTCCTGCTTCTTCCTCGATGGCAAGCATTACCTGAGCGGCTGCTACCATCGGATCACGGCGCAAATTCATCGGCGTTGCCCCGGCATGACTGGCTTCTCCCTCTAGCACGAAATTCAACCAGAGTGGACCCGCCACTCCTGTCACGATCCCGACAGATAGCCCGCGGCTCTCCAGAACCTTGCCTTGCTCGATATGTAACTCTACATACGCTTTCACACTTCCGGGAGTTCTCGCGGCGAGGCTGGTGCGGTCCGGATCAAGCCCTGTTTGCCGCATGGCTTCAGCAATCGTGACTCCTTTCTTGTCTGCTTGTTCCAGCTCGTCACGCTTGATCAGACCCGCGATACCTCGGCTGCCGATCATCCCGTAACCAAAACGCGTTCCTTCTTCATCCGTGAACGCGATGACTTCGATCGGATGCTCTGTTTCGATTCCCTGTTCCTGCATCGTCTGTATAGCTTCTACCCCAGCCAGTACACCAAGTGGGCCGTCATAATTGCCGCCATTTGGTACGGAGTCGATATGCGAGCCAACCAAAACGACAGGAGCGGCCGAATTTTTCCCTTCTTTTCGCCCAATCAAGTTCCCAACCTCATCTTCGCGAACGGTGAGACCTGCTTCCTTCATAAAGCCTGTGACGAGATCTTTTGCCGCCCGTTCCTCAGGCGTAAAAGACAACCGCGTGATGCCGCCTGCCGCTTGCTGACCAATGTTGCCAAGCTGTCTCAATCGATCCCACAATCGATCCGAATTGATCATGACGCGCCACTCCTCCTTACTATGCAGAGCAAATAACGGTTGATTAACGGTTATGTCCTTAATTGTATAATAGTCTGTCTATTTTGAAAAGACTGTAGCCATGAACCCCGAAATAAAGTCCTAGACTGCCGCCATTCATTCCGCATGGTAAATGGAAGTTTGCCATGTAGCCTGGTCTGGCGTGATCTCCTTGTTGAGGGGTAACATCAACATACAAAAAATTGCCTTGCCCCACAATAGGAGCAAGACAATTTCAAATAGTACGATAAATGTTTCGTGTCATAAAATATTTTAGTGATTATTGCACACCAACTGCAGTATACGCAGCTTTTACAGATTTTACTTGTTGGGAATTGGCACCGAAAAGAGCTGTTGCGGATTGAATTGCTGCTTGTCGCATAGCGGAGAAATTAGAGTTTGGATTGAGGTAGTTTGTTAGAGCGTAGTAGTAGATTTTTGCTGTGTCATTGCGACCAATGCCTGTAACCGTTACACCGCGGTGAGAACCACCCTCTGCGAGGAGATATGCCGCTTTGTTGTTGATACCGCTGTTAGTGTGTACGCCTCCGTTGTCATTTGGACCTGTGTATCGATCGCTATAGTGGGCAGGATCGCCATAAACGGTTGGATCTTTGAGAGAGCGCAGTGCATCTCCAGGCGTTCCTGGCGTGTATACATCTTCACCCATGAGCCAATCATCGTTGTCAATCATGGCCCCGAAGATATCAGAAATGGATTCGTTTAGTGCACCTGACTCGTTTTGATAGATCAGATTGGCTGTTTTTTCTGTAACGGCATGTGTTAGTTCATGTGCAACGACATCCAAGCCAGCAGACAATGAGCGGAATACGTTTCCATCTCCATCCCCGTATACCATTTGAGTACCGTTCCAGAATGCGTTGTTGTAGTTGGTACCGTAATGGACAGTAGAAATCAGTTTCGCACCATTGTTGTCATAGCTGTTGCGGTTATGTGCATTTTTGTAGTAATCGTAGGTTGCTGCTGCATAGGCATGCGCGTCAACAAGTGCTCCATC
The window above is part of the Brevibacillus antibioticus genome. Proteins encoded here:
- a CDS encoding alkaline phosphatase family protein, encoding MKKILNQKGLAALLTATTLVTGGVIVQAPFLNSSVYAAAKEAKELSSEKQLYRFLFENSIEDSSESHHPVQVSGTPTFVEGRAGLGKSIHFQSTSKDNATWIDLGENDELKFGETQDFTISFWVKSPGVDADPGIISNKNWSSGGNVGWFIGLQGSTLKWNWRTSDSPRLDATIPNIADNAWHYVVVSHDRDELATIYVDGKVAKTIDISQSKGTIDTSFTTKIGVDGAGNHFGSRYDVQLDQLQILSRTVTDKEVADSYASAPKIPVKSLSLDQKELKLKAGATMPVTVVISPKEASVQDVKWSSNNKEVAKVEMINGRPTVVAGKPGKAKITVKTVDGGKTAKAEVTVTNSIDVSGDGLLTEEDLNVILNNQKSRTGDRRWEKAQHADINNDNKVDKADVEMMKEKLAPYENDFLYKRVVVIGIDGAGNAVKDPEAKATHILKLIEEGAGTFEAKAELPTISAQNWGSILHGVTPDKHQLTNDIVAATPYPEKNEYPSYLKLLKQERPKLQQASFATWGPINIGIIEDSAGSYKQNSKSDEETAKKVVDYIKKEGENTRNIFVHLDEVDGAGHNQGYFTPAFYKKLQKADEYVGNILEALEEEGLMEDSLIIVTTDHGGNGTDHGGSSPGEQTIFWAAKGGSITPGTELSEVVNMDTAAVVAHALRLELPANWDAKIPEGLFQDNE
- a CDS encoding Zn-dependent hydrolase, whose product is MINSDRLWDRLRQLGNIGQQAAGGITRLSFTPEERAAKDLVTGFMKEAGLTVREDEVGNLIGRKEGKNSAAPVVLVGSHIDSVPNGGNYDGPLGVLAGVEAIQTMQEQGIETEHPIEVIAFTDEEGTRFGYGMIGSRGIAGLIKRDELEQADKKGVTIAEAMRQTGLDPDRTSLAARTPGSVKAYVELHIEQGKVLESRGLSVGIVTGVAGPLWLNFVLEGEASHAGATPMNLRRDPMVAAAQVMLAIEEEAGRTGTSVGTVGRLQAFPGGVNVIPGRVEFSLDLRDVDEAIRDEVEQRIYERAKAICTERNVTLKVELLQRITPAVCSDDIQNAVAEACEAEGLEAFRLPSGAGHDCMQLVELCPVGMIFARSKDGISHNPAEFTTKEDCANGAQVLYRTVLSLAK
- a CDS encoding M20 family metallopeptidase → MTATAVVTLNKAVEEIKDQVIAWRRYLHENPELSFHEEKTAQFVYETLLTFGNLEVSRPTKNSVMARLIGSQPGKVLAMRADMDALPITEENTFEFVSKNPGVMHACGHDGHTSMLLGTAKLLSGMKDQIKGEVRFFFQHAEEVYPGGAEEMVQAGVMDGVDIVIGTHLWSTMEFGTVGICPGPMMAAPDTFWITVLGKGGHAALPHETIDSIAIAAQVVTNLQHIVSRNADPLDNLVLSVTQFVGGTTHNVIPGAVEICGTVRSFDKNLRESIPGLMERVIKGITEAHGAGYKFKYEFGYRPVINDAEVTKWMEEVVEESLGREWVEHMRPTMGGEDFSAFQQKAPGCFFYVAAGNKEKGITYPHHHPRFTIDEDALEVGVKMFVNAARKIVME